In Leptospira fletcheri, the genomic window TTTGTCGGAAAGATGGACCAAGCTGACAAAGAAAAAGAAGCTGCCGCTGCCACAGAGGCGAATAAGGACGGAAAAACTCCTCCGGAAGGTCCGATTCTTTCCACGGAACCTGCAAAAGACGATCCCAGTTTAACGGGCCCCTGGTACAAACGAGGCTGGTACAATCTCAAGGACGGCTTATTCGTTTATAGGCCTCTTCTTCGTCCTGCACGAAACTTTCATGAAGTGGCTTTGATCATGAATTATGCGAATCCTACGATTCGTACGAACGCCCCGACAGATAACGATATCAAAAAACCTCACGATAGTTTTGTCGGATTGGGATTCTCGATGAACTTGAACGAAATTTTCGATATCGGTCGGACCATTCGTTTCGGTTTAAATGCGATTCTTCCTGCCGGCGGAAACTTGATGGTGGTGAACGATCAAAACCCTACAGTGCCGAGATATCTTCAATCGGGAACGAGCAACGAAAGACCTACGATTATGGGCGGGGTCGGAGTGGAATTGTGGAAGGACCGTCTTTTTGCGGGAGTGGGTTTTACGGCTCTAGCCGGAGGATCCGGAGCGATCTTGTTAAAGGACGTTCCGATTTCTCCCGATCCTGTCCAAGCGAATTCTCAAGTGGTTTTGACTCTCAAACCCTTGATCAACCCGACCTATGGACTTCAATTCACATACGGAAAATTCAGTCTTGGAGCCTCTTACAAAAGGGAAACCTATCTGTCTGCGGATCCCATTCCTGCGAGAGCCCAGACTACCCTATTAGGAATTCAATTGGATTTCGACTTAGCTCTTTTCGACCAATACAACCCGAGGGTCTGGTCTTATGGGGTCGGTTTCCGTCCGTTCAAAAGGGTGCTATTGAATTTGGATGTGAATCGGGAGCTATGGAGTCTTCTGCATGATTCAAGGATCAAGGCTAAATATTCGGATCCGTTGAATTTCCATGATACCACGGATGTTCGATTCGGTACGGAAGTAGTGGTAACACCCACATTAAAGGCAAGGGGAGGTATCGGACGCCGTCCTACTCCGGTACCGCACTATGCGGGTATGAATAACTGGATGGATAACGATAGGATGATCTACTCTTTGGGACTTTCCTACGCTCTGAGCGGTCGCAACTTCAAGTTTTTGAAAGATAGGTTGAAGAATCCGGTCATCTTCGACGTAGGATTGATGTACCAAAAATTAAGATGGGTGGAAGTGGACAAATACATTCCTACGAGTCAAAATCCCAATTACCATTATGGTGGGGGAATCGTATCCCTGAACTTCTCCGTGAGTTTCTTCTTTTGATATAGAAGGGTACTTTCCCGGTTTTCGGATAACGTACGTTATCGAATCTTTCCTGCGGGATATCCGGTTATCCCGATTTCTTTTTCTTGACCGACCGATCGTTACATCGAAAGTCGAAAGAGGAAGGGCAAATGGAAAAGAATATCATAGAATTGATCACTCCTGCATTTTTTGTTTTAGCGTTTGCGGAACTTTTTTGGGTCCTTGCAGCAAAAAAGCCGTTCTATAGATATAAAGATTCCGTGAACAACCTTTCGGCCGGCGTATTTATGCAGGTCTTTACGGTATTTATTACGGTCGGTTTGGTCGGGATCTATGCCTGGATCTATGAAAAGTGTCGGCTTCTTACGTTATCCGATTCGTCTTGGCAGGCCTGGATCGTCTGCTACGTGTTGGCGGATTTCTTTTATTATTGGTATCACAGGTTTGCCCATGAAATTAACGTCTTCTGGGCTTCACACGTGGCTCATCACCAAAGCGAGGATTATAATTTTACCGTCGCCTTGAGACAAGGAGTCCTGCA contains:
- a CDS encoding OmpP1/FadL family transporter, with the translated sequence MRNIPMKRKIPYLSGASFTLLYCLVGGGLSEIHAGSYGDIYGAHPAATGMAGAVTATVNNSSAVFYNVAGLGRLNEADLFVGKMDQADKEKEAAAATEANKDGKTPPEGPILSTEPAKDDPSLTGPWYKRGWYNLKDGLFVYRPLLRPARNFHEVALIMNYANPTIRTNAPTDNDIKKPHDSFVGLGFSMNLNEIFDIGRTIRFGLNAILPAGGNLMVVNDQNPTVPRYLQSGTSNERPTIMGGVGVELWKDRLFAGVGFTALAGGSGAILLKDVPISPDPVQANSQVVLTLKPLINPTYGLQFTYGKFSLGASYKRETYLSADPIPARAQTTLLGIQLDFDLALFDQYNPRVWSYGVGFRPFKRVLLNLDVNRELWSLLHDSRIKAKYSDPLNFHDTTDVRFGTEVVVTPTLKARGGIGRRPTPVPHYAGMNNWMDNDRMIYSLGLSYALSGRNFKFLKDRLKNPVIFDVGLMYQKLRWVEVDKYIPTSQNPNYHYGGGIVSLNFSVSFFF